In one window of Paraflavitalea soli DNA:
- a CDS encoding RraA family protein, which yields MIKNTLTMILLLLCTMLHAQQTTLSPEQIKAITPEWKGERSADGRPHVPDRLLERLKAVHLEEAWGILRNKGYQNQFEGDWIVLHPDSAMTGRAVTAQYLPLRPDADKLIKDKGKAEGRIGAPNSWPIDVLKNGDIYIADSYGKVIDGTLIGDNLGNAIYAKSARGVIFYGSVRDVEGLEEIKGFNAWIKGYDPSYIQQMMLGGINVPIRMGRATVLPGDAVLAKKGGVVFIPAHLLEEVVLNAEFIALRDAFGHQRLREGKYTPGQIDTQWTDEIKKDFLQWLDANPGKLPMSRKELDQFMKDRTW from the coding sequence ATGATAAAAAACACACTTACCATGATCCTCCTGCTGCTGTGCACCATGCTACACGCCCAGCAGACAACCCTCTCCCCCGAGCAGATCAAAGCCATCACTCCCGAGTGGAAAGGTGAACGATCCGCCGACGGGCGCCCCCACGTACCCGATCGCTTATTGGAGCGCCTCAAGGCTGTTCACCTCGAAGAGGCCTGGGGCATCCTGCGCAACAAAGGTTACCAGAACCAGTTTGAAGGCGATTGGATCGTATTGCATCCCGATTCCGCCATGACAGGCCGCGCCGTCACAGCACAATACCTGCCACTGCGGCCCGATGCCGACAAGCTCATCAAAGACAAAGGCAAGGCCGAAGGCCGTATCGGCGCGCCCAACTCCTGGCCCATTGATGTATTGAAAAATGGCGACATCTACATTGCCGATAGCTATGGCAAGGTGATAGATGGCACCCTCATCGGCGACAACCTCGGCAATGCCATTTATGCGAAGTCTGCCCGCGGTGTTATTTTCTATGGTTCTGTACGCGATGTGGAGGGCCTCGAAGAGATCAAAGGATTCAATGCCTGGATCAAAGGGTATGATCCTTCTTATATACAACAGATGATGCTGGGCGGTATCAATGTGCCCATTCGTATGGGCAGGGCCACCGTATTGCCGGGCGATGCTGTGCTGGCGAAGAAAGGCGGTGTGGTATTTATCCCGGCCCATTTGCTCGAAGAGGTTGTATTGAATGCCGAGTTCATTGCCCTGCGTGATGCCTTTGGTCACCAGCGACTGCGTGAAGGGAAGTATACCCCCGGCCAGATCGATACCCAATGGACCGACGAGATCAAAAAAGATTTTCTGCAATGGCTGGATGCCAATCCCGGCAAACTCCCCATGAGCCGAAAGGAACTCGACCAGTTCATGAAAGACCGTACCTGGTAA
- a CDS encoding gluconokinase codes for MKCIITIELGTNGIRVFAFDLNGRVIGSLKGYYPTFHTEPDHSEQDPEQIFITTLYVLKNLLNEHVHPKKYKCACICFSAAMHSVLAVDNNGNPLGNAITWSDNRAKKEAQELRSSPLGKKLYDATGTPIHPMSPLLKIAWLREHDPVRFRQTSKFLSIKSYIIHQLTGEYLIDYSIASATGLLNIHTIAWEPDALQYAGITADQLPTLAPIFTTAGKLRKAYQQSLGLPADTKILIGSSDGCLATLGDGVNGEGNATITIEDSGAVRIMGPTVLKDDQMRFFNYLLTEGSYVSGGPTNNGGNIFEWFTRQFGDFTNPFDIEHSMQQLIEEAAQVPVGSEGLLFLPYLLGERAPIWNANARGAYFGLNIKHEHKHFVRATIEGILYEIYSIGKSLGEQRTIKSLSVNGSFGTLPFCTQLIADMYNKPVRLRQQFHSVSFGAWLVSATEMGIYKSLEEAAQTVQLPDVYKPNPQHHAVYADYFAIFEKLSTKLFDEFEAIGNLQQKHAATETTVKMSG; via the coding sequence ATGAAATGTATCATCACCATTGAGCTGGGAACAAACGGGATAAGGGTGTTTGCCTTCGACCTCAATGGCCGTGTCATCGGTTCCCTGAAAGGCTACTACCCCACCTTTCATACCGAACCCGACCACAGTGAGCAGGATCCCGAGCAGATATTCATTACCACCCTCTACGTACTGAAGAACCTGCTCAACGAACACGTACATCCGAAGAAATATAAATGCGCCTGTATTTGTTTCAGCGCCGCCATGCACAGCGTATTGGCTGTTGACAACAATGGCAACCCCCTCGGCAACGCCATTACCTGGTCCGATAACCGCGCCAAAAAAGAAGCACAGGAATTACGCAGTTCCCCACTCGGCAAAAAATTGTACGATGCTACCGGCACCCCCATCCATCCCATGAGCCCCCTGCTCAAAATAGCCTGGCTCAGGGAGCACGATCCCGTGCGTTTCCGGCAAACCAGTAAATTCCTGTCCATCAAGAGCTACATCATCCACCAGTTGACCGGTGAATACCTGATCGATTACAGCATTGCTTCTGCCACCGGTCTCCTCAACATCCATACCATTGCCTGGGAGCCCGATGCCTTGCAGTATGCCGGTATTACTGCCGATCAACTGCCCACCCTGGCGCCCATCTTTACCACTGCGGGCAAATTGAGGAAAGCGTACCAGCAATCCCTGGGACTGCCCGCCGATACCAAAATACTGATCGGCTCCAGCGATGGTTGCCTCGCTACCCTGGGCGACGGAGTGAATGGTGAAGGCAATGCCACTATCACTATTGAGGACAGTGGCGCCGTGCGCATCATGGGGCCCACCGTTTTAAAAGACGATCAAATGCGTTTCTTTAATTACCTCCTCACCGAAGGAAGTTATGTATCCGGCGGTCCTACCAACAACGGTGGTAATATCTTCGAATGGTTCACCCGCCAGTTCGGCGATTTCACCAATCCTTTCGATATCGAGCACAGCATGCAGCAACTGATCGAAGAGGCTGCCCAGGTGCCGGTGGGTTCCGAGGGACTGTTGTTCCTGCCTTACCTGTTGGGTGAACGTGCCCCCATCTGGAATGCCAATGCCCGCGGTGCTTATTTCGGCCTCAACATCAAACACGAACACAAACATTTTGTGCGCGCCACCATCGAAGGCATCCTGTATGAAATATACAGCATTGGTAAAAGCCTGGGCGAGCAGCGCACCATCAAAAGCCTGTCCGTGAATGGTAGCTTTGGCACCTTGCCATTCTGTACCCAATTGATTGCCGACATGTACAACAAGCCTGTACGCCTGCGGCAACAGTTTCACAGCGTGAGTTTTGGCGCCTGGTTAGTAAGCGCCACCGAGATGGGTATTTACAAATCACTCGAGGAGGCTGCGCAAACCGTACAGCTGCCCGATGTGTACAAACCCAATCCACAGCACCACGCCGTATATGCCGATTACTTTGCCATCTTCGAAAAGCTGAGCACCAAACTCTTTGATGAGTTTGAGGCCATCGGCAACCTGCAGCAAAAGCACGCCGCCACCGAAACAACCGTTAAAATGTCCGGCTAG
- a CDS encoding helix-turn-helix transcriptional regulator — protein sequence MNQFLLQQGKAAELRLFPHLLEVGVKKNGAIQLNAFLTTTTECLRIYYIIEGKFEWRINHQSYVFYPGDVAVILPGTPFGSDNGILEIGSFTWLHLAIQKLDNGHLLPGKWSGLTESEGAAIGKILSLNSSPVLTRFTEAGKILKCIQAELFNHEIGFQACINHQLDELMIQTTRHMTRQSQPGRDFPKTFMRLEEVLRQDLSHQWTVEEMAALVGLGTTLFTERVKSYSGFSPINYLINIRISEAIKLLKRPDISVTDIALDTGFYSSQHFSTTFKKLTGYRPSEFRKNHLKNK from the coding sequence ATGAATCAATTCCTGCTACAACAAGGCAAGGCTGCTGAACTGCGGTTATTCCCGCACTTGCTCGAAGTGGGCGTAAAAAAGAATGGCGCTATCCAACTCAATGCATTCCTCACCACCACCACCGAATGCCTCAGGATATATTATATTATAGAAGGCAAGTTCGAATGGCGCATCAACCACCAGTCCTATGTCTTTTATCCCGGTGATGTAGCCGTTATACTACCCGGCACACCATTTGGCAGCGACAACGGCATACTGGAAATTGGCTCCTTCACCTGGCTGCACCTCGCCATTCAAAAACTCGACAACGGTCACCTCCTGCCCGGCAAGTGGAGCGGCCTCACCGAAAGCGAAGGCGCTGCCATTGGCAAAATATTATCATTGAACAGTTCTCCTGTATTAACCAGGTTCACCGAAGCCGGCAAAATTCTCAAATGCATTCAGGCCGAACTCTTCAACCATGAAATTGGTTTCCAGGCATGCATCAATCACCAGTTGGATGAACTGATGATACAAACCACCCGGCACATGACCCGGCAAAGCCAGCCCGGCAGGGATTTTCCCAAAACATTCATGCGCCTCGAAGAAGTATTGCGGCAGGATCTCTCCCATCAATGGACAGTGGAGGAGATGGCTGCCCTCGTAGGTCTCGGCACCACCCTTTTCACTGAAAGAGTAAAAAGCTATTCCGGGTTTTCGCCCATCAACTACCTGATCAATATCCGTATTTCAGAAGCCATTAAATTATTGAAGCGGCCCGATATCAGCGTCACCGATATAGCACTCGATACCGGGTTCTATTCATCACAACATTTTTCCACCACCTTTAAAAAACTGACCGGCTACAGACCCAGTGAATTCAGAAAAAACCATTTGAAGAATAAATAA
- a CDS encoding SusC/RagA family TonB-linked outer membrane protein: MKKYSSGGPSRSSGLWLLSFLLLFISAAHAQTVTGTVSDEKGTKLSRISVLVKGTSQGTVTDNDGKYSIGIPPAAGSNPTLIFSSVGYKIQEVGIGGRTVVNVSLASLNEEMGEVVVTALGIKRQARSLGYSATSVKPEELSVNRTSNVMNSLQGKVAGVNISSLGTGPGGTSKIRIRGQSSLSGQNNPLIVINGVPIDNTNFNDNTISVKGGGVFADGGDGLSSINPDDIESMTILKGAPASALYGSRAKDGVIMITTKTKGKVKGIGVTYNLNYTNETPLDFTEYQSEYGQGENGVRPTTPNPTSGQWSFGEKFTPGATQVLFNNLTVPYQWQGSRIKEFYRHGQNLSNSVAFETSNDKGGLRLSLNNTDNKGIMPNNSFNRKTVNLGFSYDLTEQFTVAGNVNYSREFNKNPPNITNQDNSITTTLMGISTSMPLSVLNDNKYNAAGNEYPWSRFTNRTNPYWVLAEQFHNIKRDRVFGNVTLRYELLKWLSVQGRIGQDYWSRDEDVNNFPTGQASRAAAPPGFVNGIYTQESRRFRETNLDFLVNANKEFGDLGINVNAGGNQMRKRSDINNVVVTDFIIRGLYTVQNGRAKDPVYTLIEQGVNSLYGSAELNWQKTFYLTGTVRNDWFSTLSPANRSILYPSVSGSYVFSEHLKTATWLNFGKVRVGYAEVGSDGDVAPYSDQLFYTVNANFINNPAGIPVPVGTSNIFNGASGTTLPNPNLKPARVAETEIGLELRMFNNRVNIDLAAYRKITSDQIVSVQISDASGYLNTPINSGKSRNYGFEGMLNLVPIKNRYFNWEFTANTSYNITKVLSIITDKPGERITTGTHVFNGETRQVVGEEIGQIAGFGYARNDKGQRIFQSNGLPLRTPDLVLFGSALPKWVGGFLNTFNYKGIHLTVFIDYKLGGKILSGTNFNAVREGLHQMTLEGRVGGVKGVGVDASGNPNNAVAAVQTYWEHLRTQQIVEPVVYNGGYWKLRQLSIGYDFTKHVPAKWPIKGLKLDFVANNVLVLKKWVDNIDPETFGFGSDNQVGLESPGLPTTRSLGLNLNIKF; this comes from the coding sequence ATGAAAAAGTATTCCAGCGGCGGACCTTCCCGCTCTTCGGGACTATGGCTGCTTAGCTTTCTTCTCCTATTTATATCTGCGGCCCACGCACAGACGGTTACAGGAACTGTATCGGATGAAAAAGGTACGAAGCTTTCACGAATATCTGTACTGGTAAAAGGAACTTCACAGGGTACTGTTACCGACAATGATGGCAAATACAGCATTGGTATACCGCCAGCTGCCGGCAGCAATCCTACGCTTATTTTCAGTTCGGTAGGGTATAAGATCCAGGAGGTGGGCATTGGAGGGCGCACGGTGGTCAATGTATCGCTGGCATCGCTGAACGAGGAAATGGGTGAAGTGGTGGTCACTGCGCTGGGTATTAAAAGGCAGGCGCGCAGCCTGGGTTATTCGGCCACGAGTGTGAAACCGGAAGAGCTAAGTGTGAACCGCACGAGCAATGTGATGAACTCGTTGCAGGGCAAGGTGGCGGGGGTAAATATTTCTTCGCTGGGTACAGGACCGGGCGGTACCTCCAAGATCCGTATCCGGGGACAATCGTCGCTGTCGGGTCAGAACAACCCATTGATCGTTATCAATGGGGTACCGATCGACAATACGAATTTCAATGATAACACGATCTCGGTAAAAGGTGGCGGTGTATTTGCGGACGGCGGAGATGGGTTGTCCAGCATCAACCCGGATGATATTGAAAGTATGACGATACTGAAAGGGGCACCGGCCTCGGCGCTCTATGGCTCGCGGGCCAAGGATGGGGTCATTATGATCACTACAAAAACAAAAGGAAAGGTAAAAGGCATCGGCGTAACCTATAACCTGAACTATACGAATGAAACGCCGCTGGATTTTACGGAATACCAGAGTGAGTACGGGCAGGGAGAAAACGGGGTGCGGCCTACTACTCCTAATCCTACTTCGGGACAATGGTCGTTTGGTGAAAAGTTTACGCCTGGTGCTACCCAAGTGCTGTTTAATAACCTGACGGTTCCTTATCAATGGCAGGGAAGCCGGATCAAGGAATTCTACCGGCATGGACAGAATTTATCCAATTCGGTAGCCTTCGAAACCAGCAATGACAAGGGTGGCTTACGGTTGTCGCTGAACAATACGGACAACAAGGGGATCATGCCCAACAACTCGTTTAACCGCAAGACGGTGAACCTGGGCTTTAGTTATGACCTGACTGAGCAGTTTACGGTTGCAGGTAACGTTAACTATTCCCGGGAGTTCAATAAGAACCCGCCGAATATCACGAACCAGGATAATTCGATCACCACTACGTTGATGGGGATATCAACCTCTATGCCGCTGAGTGTGCTCAACGACAACAAATACAATGCGGCCGGTAATGAGTATCCCTGGAGCCGGTTTACGAACCGTACGAACCCTTACTGGGTATTGGCGGAGCAGTTCCATAATATTAAACGTGACCGGGTGTTTGGCAATGTGACGCTGCGGTATGAATTGCTCAAGTGGCTGAGTGTACAAGGCCGCATTGGACAGGACTACTGGTCGCGCGATGAAGATGTTAATAATTTCCCTACGGGACAGGCTTCGCGGGCAGCTGCCCCTCCGGGTTTTGTGAATGGCATCTATACGCAGGAGTCGCGCCGTTTCCGGGAAACGAACCTGGATTTCCTGGTGAATGCGAATAAAGAGTTTGGTGACCTGGGCATCAATGTCAATGCCGGCGGCAACCAGATGCGGAAGCGGTCGGACATCAATAATGTGGTAGTAACTGATTTTATCATCCGGGGATTGTATACGGTGCAGAACGGAAGGGCCAAAGACCCGGTGTATACGCTCATAGAGCAAGGGGTCAATTCTTTGTATGGATCGGCAGAACTGAATTGGCAGAAAACTTTCTACCTGACGGGTACGGTGCGCAACGATTGGTTTTCCACGCTTTCACCGGCGAACAGGAGCATTTTGTATCCATCTGTTTCGGGCAGCTATGTATTTTCGGAGCATCTGAAGACTGCCACCTGGCTGAACTTTGGTAAAGTGCGGGTGGGTTATGCAGAAGTGGGTAGTGATGGAGATGTGGCGCCTTATTCGGATCAACTGTTCTATACTGTCAATGCCAACTTCATTAATAACCCTGCCGGGATACCGGTGCCCGTGGGTACCAGCAATATCTTTAACGGCGCCAGCGGTACTACCTTGCCCAACCCCAATCTGAAGCCAGCCCGGGTGGCGGAAACAGAGATCGGGCTAGAGCTGCGGATGTTCAATAACCGGGTGAATATCGACCTGGCGGCCTACCGCAAGATCACGAGCGACCAGATCGTGTCGGTACAGATATCAGATGCATCGGGTTATCTCAATACACCGATCAACAGTGGCAAAAGCCGCAACTATGGCTTTGAGGGCATGCTGAACCTGGTGCCGATCAAGAACAGGTATTTTAACTGGGAATTTACAGCCAATACTTCTTACAATATTACCAAGGTGCTGAGCATCATTACGGACAAACCAGGTGAGCGTATCACTACGGGGACGCACGTATTCAATGGGGAGACGAGGCAGGTAGTGGGTGAGGAGATCGGCCAAATTGCCGGTTTTGGTTATGCGCGGAATGATAAGGGGCAACGGATATTCCAGTCGAACGGCTTGCCGCTGCGTACGCCCGACCTGGTATTGTTTGGCAGCGCGCTTCCCAAATGGGTAGGCGGCTTTCTGAACACTTTCAATTACAAGGGTATTCACCTGACGGTGTTCATCGATTACAAGCTGGGTGGTAAAATATTGTCGGGCACAAATTTCAACGCGGTGCGGGAAGGTCTGCACCAAATGACGCTGGAAGGCCGCGTGGGTGGTGTGAAAGGCGTAGGCGTTGATGCCAGCGGCAATCCCAACAATGCGGTGGCGGCTGTACAAACTTATTGGGAGCACCTGCGCACGCAGCAGATTGTGGAACCGGTGGTGTATAATGGTGGTTACTGGAAGTTGCGGCAGTTATCGATCGGTTATGACTTTACGAAACACGTTCCAGCCAAATGGCCTATCAAAGGTTTGAAGCTTGATTTTGTGGCCAACAATGTATTGGTGTTGAAGAAGTGGGTGGACAATATCGATCCTGAAACATTTGGTTTTGGTTCGGATAACCAGGTTGGATTGGAATCGCCCGGTCTGCCTACTACGCGGAGCCTGGGGTTGAATTTGAATATTAAGTTTTAA
- a CDS encoding SusD/RagB family nutrient-binding outer membrane lipoprotein produces MKKILHYSLLFLFMAVAVSCEKGLSDLNVNKTNPTGLDPALLLNQGIINTSFPVKSLVFDVGIVQQMVTPNGGVLAGANFNQDSRDVTTQPLWTAYYQSVIKNTSDALARAKENTARSNMYQMARIYQSYVFMILTDEFGDIPYTEGGAGMTGHVLFPKYDRQQDIYPKIIQELTDAAAALNPAGIIETGDLLYAGDVAKWKKFAYSLLLRAGMRLIKVDAAKAQSAVQAAVAGGVITSNADNAYIRHDANFTQPIGGTLNGPEAANFYLTKPFVDQLKNTNDPRLQAIAIRYVGATSGAEQTVAVGSTDPTKQIGMPIGKDNGTIGASATADGLPSFYGYSQVDRRRIVKISSPVFLVTAAQTNLLLAEARLKGWVTTGTAEQYFAEGIRAHMDQMVVYDPNSAVSAAARDTYVAANPLVAGSELQQINTQYWIASFLNGPEAFANFRRSGFPALTPNPYGQPNNPDVPNGTFIRRLTYPTSELSVNTENLNKAITNQGPDKLSTRVWWDKP; encoded by the coding sequence ATGAAAAAGATACTTCATTATAGTTTACTCTTTTTATTCATGGCGGTGGCAGTGTCCTGTGAAAAGGGGCTGTCGGACCTGAACGTGAATAAAACAAATCCCACGGGGCTGGACCCGGCGTTGTTGTTGAACCAGGGCATCATCAATACTTCATTTCCTGTAAAGTCGCTGGTGTTTGACGTGGGTATTGTACAGCAAATGGTAACGCCCAACGGCGGTGTGCTGGCGGGGGCCAATTTCAACCAGGACAGCCGGGATGTGACCACGCAGCCCTTGTGGACAGCCTACTACCAAAGTGTGATCAAGAATACGAGTGACGCGCTGGCACGTGCCAAGGAAAATACAGCCAGGAGCAATATGTACCAGATGGCGCGTATTTATCAGTCGTATGTATTTATGATCCTCACGGATGAATTTGGTGATATACCGTATACGGAAGGCGGGGCAGGTATGACAGGTCATGTACTCTTTCCAAAATACGACCGTCAGCAGGATATCTACCCCAAGATCATCCAGGAGTTAACGGATGCAGCTGCGGCGCTGAACCCGGCGGGCATTATTGAAACGGGTGATCTGTTGTATGCAGGGGATGTGGCCAAGTGGAAGAAATTTGCCTATTCATTGTTGCTGCGCGCGGGTATGCGGCTTATTAAGGTAGATGCTGCTAAAGCGCAAAGTGCTGTACAGGCAGCTGTGGCCGGGGGAGTTATTACTTCCAATGCGGACAATGCCTATATCCGTCACGATGCGAATTTCACGCAGCCTATCGGTGGTACGCTTAACGGTCCTGAGGCTGCTAATTTCTACCTCACCAAGCCGTTTGTAGACCAGCTGAAAAATACCAATGATCCACGTCTGCAGGCCATTGCTATCCGGTATGTGGGCGCCACGAGCGGTGCGGAGCAAACGGTGGCGGTGGGCTCTACTGACCCTACGAAACAAATTGGTATGCCGATCGGGAAAGACAATGGCACGATCGGTGCTTCGGCCACCGCGGATGGCCTGCCCAGTTTTTATGGTTACAGCCAGGTGGACCGCCGCAGGATAGTGAAGATCTCTTCGCCGGTATTTCTGGTCACTGCTGCACAGACGAACCTGCTGCTGGCGGAAGCCCGGTTGAAAGGATGGGTGACCACGGGTACGGCGGAGCAATATTTTGCGGAGGGGATCCGTGCGCATATGGATCAGATGGTGGTGTACGATCCTAATTCGGCGGTGAGCGCTGCGGCCCGCGATACGTATGTAGCTGCCAATCCGCTTGTGGCGGGCAGTGAACTGCAGCAGATCAATACGCAATACTGGATCGCTTCATTTTTGAATGGTCCGGAAGCTTTCGCTAATTTTAGAAGGAGCGGCTTCCCGGCGCTGACGCCCAATCCATACGGGCAGCCTAATAATCCGGATGTGCCCAACGGTACTTTTATCAGGCGGCTTACCTATCCTACTTCGGAGTTGAGTGTGAATACGGAGAATCTGAATAAAGCGATCACGAACCAGGGGCCGGATAAGCTGAGTACAAGGGTGTGGTGGGATAAGCCGTGA
- a CDS encoding IlvD/Edd family dehydratase: protein MSDQQKLRSHDWFGRKDKDGIIYRSWMKNQGMPNDLFDGRPVIGICNTFSELTPCNAHFREHAEMVKRGVLEAGGFPLEFPVMSLGETLLKPTAMLFRNLASMDTEESIRGNPIDGVVLLTGCDKTTPSTVMGAASVGLPTIVVPGGPMLNGKYKGQEIGSGTHVWKFDEDMKTGKMTAEDCEFAESCMSRSIGHCMTMGTASTMACMVESLGLTLPGAAAIPAADSRKKQMAQLSGRRIVEMVRENLTIDKILTREAFENAIVVNAAVGGSSNFIIHLLAIAGRMGVPLALEDFDTIGSKIPMLLNLMPSGKYLMEDFYYAGGLPVILNELKDHLHKKVVTVTGKNHHENVRENCSCYNEQVIGTLASPFMPEAGCVVLKGNLALNGAVMKPSAATPALMKHRGRAVVFESIEDYHARIDSPDLDIDESCVMVLKYVGPVGYPGMAEVGNMALPKKLLQKGVTDMVRISDGRMSGTAYGTVVLHVSPESAIGGTLALVQNGDMIELDVEERRLHLDVSEEALSARRAAWVAPTPAASRGYVSLYIKHVLGADKGADLDFLQGSSGSTVTRDSH from the coding sequence ATGAGTGACCAGCAAAAACTGAGGAGCCACGATTGGTTTGGCAGGAAAGACAAAGACGGCATTATTTACAGGAGCTGGATGAAGAACCAGGGTATGCCCAATGACCTGTTTGATGGCAGACCGGTGATCGGCATTTGCAATACGTTCAGTGAACTGACACCGTGTAATGCGCATTTCCGGGAACATGCAGAAATGGTAAAGCGGGGAGTGTTGGAAGCGGGTGGTTTTCCGTTGGAATTTCCGGTGATGAGCCTGGGAGAGACGCTGCTGAAACCAACGGCGATGTTGTTTCGCAACCTGGCGAGTATGGACACGGAAGAAAGCATCCGGGGCAACCCGATAGACGGGGTCGTACTGTTAACAGGATGTGATAAAACAACACCTTCTACGGTGATGGGGGCTGCCAGTGTGGGCCTGCCAACGATCGTAGTGCCCGGTGGTCCGATGCTGAATGGAAAATACAAGGGACAGGAAATTGGTTCGGGTACGCATGTGTGGAAGTTTGATGAGGACATGAAAACGGGAAAAATGACGGCCGAAGACTGTGAATTTGCGGAGAGTTGTATGAGCCGGAGTATCGGGCATTGTATGACGATGGGTACGGCAAGCACAATGGCCTGTATGGTGGAATCGCTGGGCCTCACTTTGCCTGGTGCTGCAGCTATACCTGCGGCGGATAGCCGGAAAAAGCAAATGGCGCAACTTAGTGGCCGGCGGATCGTGGAGATGGTAAGAGAGAACCTGACGATTGATAAGATACTTACGCGGGAGGCCTTTGAGAATGCGATCGTGGTGAATGCAGCAGTAGGCGGTTCCAGCAATTTCATTATCCATTTGTTGGCGATCGCAGGCAGGATGGGTGTACCACTGGCGCTTGAAGATTTTGATACGATCGGTAGCAAGATCCCCATGCTGTTGAACCTGATGCCCTCGGGTAAATATTTGATGGAAGACTTTTATTATGCGGGCGGACTGCCGGTGATCTTGAACGAGCTGAAGGATCACCTGCATAAAAAAGTGGTAACGGTTACAGGTAAGAACCACCATGAGAATGTGCGGGAGAACTGTAGCTGCTATAATGAACAGGTGATCGGTACTTTGGCCAGTCCATTTATGCCGGAAGCGGGTTGTGTGGTGCTGAAAGGCAACCTGGCTTTGAACGGGGCGGTGATGAAGCCATCGGCTGCCACGCCTGCGCTGATGAAACACCGGGGCAGGGCGGTGGTGTTTGAAAGCATTGAAGATTATCATGCGCGGATCGACAGCCCGGACCTGGACATTGATGAAAGCTGTGTGATGGTATTGAAATACGTGGGGCCGGTTGGTTATCCCGGTATGGCAGAAGTGGGCAATATGGCGCTTCCTAAAAAGCTATTGCAAAAAGGAGTTACGGATATGGTGCGTATTTCGGATGGCAGAATGAGTGGCACAGCGTATGGTACGGTGGTACTGCATGTGTCGCCGGAAAGCGCTATTGGCGGTACGCTTGCGCTGGTGCAAAACGGGGACATGATCGAACTTGATGTGGAGGAGCGCCGGTTGCACCTGGATGTGAGTGAGGAAGCGTTGTCTGCACGAAGGGCCGCTTGGGTGGCGCCTACGCCAGCGGCCAGCCGGGGGTATGTGAGCCTTTATATTAAACATGTATTGGGAGCTGATAAAGGGGCAGACCTGGATTTTTTACAGGGTAGTTCGGGATCGACGGTGACGAGGGATTCGCATTAG